In the genome of Amaranthus tricolor cultivar Red isolate AtriRed21 chromosome 15, ASM2621246v1, whole genome shotgun sequence, one region contains:
- the LOC130801748 gene encoding uncharacterized protein LOC130801748 has product MDLHNTFLHSDLDEKVYMKLLPEFESIVQINVLVYVDDLIISGNHSAALVGFKAYLGDCFKMKDLGPLMYFLGIEVAHSASGVFLCQQKYTLDIISKVGLLGAKPTGFPMEQNHKLDRATCKHLADLDVYRQLVGCLIYLVVTRPDLAYFVHILSQFMQEPRSEHSEATFRVVRYADSDLTLQGWCDSDWAACPLTRRSITGWLRMNCSMAAVICDLKWLKGLLLSLGVHHPKAIKLFCDIQSASHIAKNPIFYKRTKHIEIDRHFDRDAIVEGLISPSYAPTSSQLADIFTKALGKSQFDYLSSLQVGHFRHSCSNLRGILFSMKNNMCNYPIIYYSFLELFVSCYLLFSPCFSLTEFIFGDSLVDAGNNNYLLTLSKANSPPYGVDFTPSDGHPTGRFTNGRTVTDIIGQGLGGITFPPPFLAPNSQQDYYTIQAGINYGSGSAGILVETGSVFIGRIPLEEQVDNFEQTRAYMIGLIGEKEARDFLKNAIYTVSIGSNDILNYIQPSIPFIGQHKVTPSVFQDYMLFNLTLQLKRLHKLGARKFVIVGIGPLGCIPIVRAMKLFWFKKCSTEVNELIQGYNIKLNMELTLLNENLGHEAVFVYANSYDIFMDIISNHLHYGFENAKDPCCGGLFPPIMCFKAENDTNTSSVLCEDRSKYVFWDAFHPTEAANLIIANKFLNGDQRFTSPLNIKQLYKI; this is encoded by the exons ATGGATCTTCATAACACCTTTTTGCATAGTGATCTTGATGAGAAGGTGTACATGAAATTACTTCCCGAGTTTGAGA GCATTGTTCAGATTAATGttttagtatatgttgatgatcttATTATTTCTGGAAATCATTCCGCTGCACTTGTTGGTTTCAAGGCTTATCTCGGAGATTGTTTCAAAATGAAGGATCTTGGTCCTTTAATGTATTTCTTAGGTATAGAAGTTGCTCATAGTGCTTCAGGCGTTTTTCTGTGCCAACAAAAGTATACTTTGGATATCATTTCTAAAGTAGGTTTATTAGGGGCAAAGCCGACTGGTTTTCCAATGGAGCAAAATCACAAGCTTGATCGTGCCACATGCAAACATCTTGCGGATCTGGATGTGTATCGTCAACTTGTTGGCTGTTTGATTTACCTTGTGGTCACTAGACCCGATTTAGCATACTTCGTTCATATCTTGTCCCAGTTTATGCAAGAACCTCGCAGTGAACATTCGGAAGCAACTTTTCGTGTAGTTCGTTATGCTGATAGTGATCTCACTTTGCAAGGTTGGTGTGATTCGGATTGGGCGGCTTGTCCTCTTACTCGTCGCTCTATCACAGGTTGGTTG AGGATGAATTGTTCCATGGCGGCAGTTATTTGTGACCTTAAGTGGCTTAAGGGCTTATTGTTGAGTTTGGGCGTGCACCACCCAAAGGCAATCAAATTGTTTTGTGATATTCAATCTGCTTCACACATTGCAAAGAATCCGATTTTTTATAAACGAACCAAACACATTGAAATTGATCGCCATTTTGATCGAGATGCGATTGTTGAAGGCTTGATTTCTCCATCGTATGCCCCTACTAGTTCTCAATTGGCTGACATTTTCACAAAGGCTCTTGGGAAGTCACAGTTTGACTATTTATCTTCTCTCCAAGTTGGGCATTTTCGACActcatgctccaacttgaggggg ATACTTTTCTCTATGAAAAATAACATGTGTAATTATCCTATAATATACTACTCCTTTCTAGAGTTATTTGTATCttgttatcttttattttcGCCCTGTTTTTCCTTAACTGAATTCATATTTGGTGATTCTTTAGTCGATGCTGGAAACAATAACTATCTATTAACGCTCTCGAAGGCAAATTCTCCTCCTTATGGTGTAGATTTTACGCCCTCCGATGGCCACCCCACCGGAAGGTTCACAAATGGTCGGACTGTTACTGATATTATAG GACAGGGATTAGGAGGCATTACTTTCCCACCACCATTCCTAGCTCCAAATTCCCAACAAGATTATTATACTATTCAAGCAGGAATAAACTATGGTTCTGGTTCAGCAGGAATCCTTGTCGAAACTGGATCAGTGTTT ATAGGAAGAATTCCACTTGAAGAGCAAGTGGACAATTTTGAGCAAACTAGAGCATACATGATTGGTCTAATAGGAGAAAAAGAAGCAAGAGATTTTCTAAAGAACGCAATTTACACAGTATCCATTGGGTCTAATGACATTCTCAACTACATCCAACCATCCATTCCATTTATTGGACAACACAAAGTTACACCTTCAGTATTTCAAGACTACATGCTCTTTAACTTGACATTGCAACTAAAG cGATTACATAAACTAGGTGCGAGGAAGTTTGTGATAGTAGGGATCGGACCCTTAGGGTGCATACCAATAGTTCGAGCTATGAAGCTATTTTGGTTCAAGAAATGTTCAACTGAGGTGAATGAGTTAATACAAGGATACAACATAAAACTAAACATGGAGCTTACTTTGTTGAATGAAAATTTGGGACATGAAGCTGTCTTTGTGTATGCCAACTCCTATGATATTTTCATGGACATCATATCTAATCATCTTCACTATG GATTCGAAAATGCGAAGGACCCATGTTGTGGTGGATTGTTCCCTCCAATTATGTGCTTCAAAGCAGAGAATGATACAAACACAAGCTCTGTATTGTGTGAAGATAGATCCAAATATGTGTTTTGGGATGCATTTCATCCCACTGAAGCTGCCAACTTAATCATTGCcaacaaattcttaaatggtgATCAAAGATTCACGTCCCCTCTAAATATTAAGCAGCTTTACAAAATTTAG